The following DNA comes from Acholeplasma equirhinis.
ATTAAACCTTTATCGACTTTGTCTTTAAAGTATTTAATCATTTCCATTGATTTTTCATTGTTAAATAAAACTTCACCACGACCTGTTGTTTCTGAGAATCCAGTGTAAGGTGCACCATATTGTTCTGATGCAGTAATGAAGAAGTTTGAATCTGAGTCATAACCGAAAGGTGTTGCTTCAGGTTCTCTTGCTTTAATGTCTTCAGCAATCGCAAAGACTTTTTCCCAAGTTAATCCGTCTTCTTCAACAATTTCAGTGTATGTTTTACCATTTAATGTGTGTGCATCAAAGTAAGTCTTGTTGTAGAAGAAACCTTCTGAAGACTTAGAGAATGGCATTGAAAGGATTGTACCATCATTGTCATAACTTGTACTTTCTGCCCATAATGATGGTAAGAAGTCTGCAAGTTCTTCTTCATCATATCCTAAATCTGGATGGCTGATGAAATAGTTTAATGCAAGAGGTGCATCTGATTGTGCATATCTTGCAACATGGTCTGGATAAGATTCTGCTAAATCTGGTCCAATACCTGCTGATAATGATAGAGCAACTTTGTCAACTAATCCACCGTAGTCAGATGCAACTTTTTCTTCAATAACTGTAATATTTGGATAAACAGTTTTGAATTCTTGAATCCAACCTTTTAAGATATTTTGGCTGGCAGCACCCATACGATGCCAGAATGTAATAGTTACTGGGGTTTCAGTATCAAATTGAACTTCTGGTGATAATTCATACCATTCAACTAAACGATTCTTTACACCACCAGAGCGATCACCATCAGCACAAGCAACTAGTGCAAGTGTAACGAGTAACGCCATGATACCAATGTATAATTTTCTCATGTTTATTATTCTCTCCTTTTTCTTTTTTATAGGTTTCCTTTTTAAGATTAACCTTTAACACCACTACGAGATACGCCACTCATAATATATTTTCTAAAGAATACGAAAAGTAAGAGTAGCGGTACGGTTACTGTCACGGTTGCAGCCATTTGCAGGTTGAAAAGTGTTCTACCATCAGCACCAGCATTTGGATCTGTGAATGAGCTTCTTAACCATGTAGTAACTAATTTATATTTTTCATTCGCAACAAGGTTTGGCCAAATATATGCATTCCAAGTACCCATTAATTTAAGGATAACGATTGTAATGATACTTGATTGTGCCATAGGAACCATAACACTCCATAAGTATTTAAAGTCACCACAACCGTCTACTTTAGCTGCATAATAAAGTTCATTTGGTATTTGTTTGAATGTTTGTCTTAATAAGTAAATGTGGAAAATTGAAACTAAAAATGGAACGATCATAGCAAGGTATGA
Coding sequences within:
- a CDS encoding extracellular solute-binding protein: MRKLYIGIMALLVTLALVACADGDRSGGVKNRLVEWYELSPEVQFDTETPVTITFWHRMGAASQNILKGWIQEFKTVYPNITVIEEKVASDYGGLVDKVALSLSAGIGPDLAESYPDHVARYAQSDAPLALNYFISHPDLGYDEEELADFLPSLWAESTSYDNDGTILSMPFSKSSEGFFYNKTYFDAHTLNGKTYTEIVEEDGLTWEKVFAIAEDIKAREPEATPFGYDSDSNFFITASEQYGAPYTGFSETTGRGEVLFNNEKSMEMIKYFKDKVDKGLMVVSGAVGDGFFASDIMKTNEKLYMYVGSTGGTRYAYENAHPDVIDETKGNYRVGVTIVPAFDGENPKQIQQGPNLTLFKKDNEQQMIATWLFTKFITSAEKSAQFAAPSGYAPIRYSSYESDFWQNHLDNLNNPNKALLTRLIDNLVVEAINLFLDHNEVFFTSPVFGLSSKSRDEVGKLVIKIMVYNAQSEEDLDAYIREQYQNTYDFVLS